TTGCGTACAACTGCTTCATCCAAGTCCGCGAAAGCAACTTTCAAACTATTTAGTTCAAACACTTTTTACCGCCTTCCGATAATATAATTTTTATGAGTCCTGCCGCAAATGCCAATAACGCACCCGCTAAGGTCTTGCCAAGAGCGACTGAAGCAATGATGATATGACAATTTCATGGAAGCAAAAAAGAAACCGCTAATATAAAATGATAAACCCAACGTATTTCATTGTCATTGTTTATAGTTTACTAAAATTGCACCAAATTTTCGTTATTTATGCTCAATAAATCATTTTGAATGACATCATAAATCAGGAATCTCCTTTAGCCCGTGCCCAAATGCGTTTGAATACATTCCATACAGGATACATTGGTTAAAAAGGGCTTGCCGATCTGCTTGGAGATTATTCTCTTTTTGTAAAGATCTATCGGCGATATTACCCGGCCAGGGGCAAAGAATCATCGCGTTCTTTGCCCCTGATCTAATCCGTGATAAAATGTTTTGCTGATGAGAACTAAAATCGGCCTCCGGTGGCTTTACTGCCCCATTATCGTTCTAACGCTGTTATACTATCTTACTTCATCTTTGACAAATAAAGCTGCTGCAGTAAGTATAAGCGGAACAATTACAAACACTGCAAAATTCGTTGTCAGAGAAGCTTTTTGCGTAATCAATACCCCCCAACCAACGGGCCGAATGAACCGCCAAAACGCCCCATCGCAGATGTCCATCCTAGGCCGGTGGCACGAAAAGAATTGGCGTAATTTAACGTAACAATCAAGTAGACCAGAGATATTATCCCGTAAACCCCAGACCCCATAAAAAACAATAACATAAGACTATTTGTCAATGGATATCCTGCTTGTACCATTAACTTTGGAAGCCAGGTAATAATACCGTAGTGTGTAAAAAAAACCATCGCGAACATGATCCAAAACAGAACCGTTTTTTGTACTAAACCGTTTTTGAACAGACTCAAAAAAGGAGCCTGATTGAGATTTCCACTATCGACTACATACTTGTCCTCTTGAGCGGGAATATACGCAGGGTCGACTTTTGTCAATGTCTCACTAATTTTTTCTAACTTATTATATTTTATTAGCCGATCCATCGATTCAGGGATTGAAAAGCTTACAAACACAACAAATATCAAAGGAATAAAACCAATCCAAAACATTGGCCTCCAGCCATAAACAGGCAGAATACCCATCCCAATTAATGCACTTATCATCGTCCCTATAGGTATGCCGAGAGTACTGATTGTGACAAGTTTAGACCGATGCACAAAGGGAGAATACTCCGTAAGCAGAGCGACTGTAATCGGTACAACCCCGGCCAGACCTGCTCCGGCAATAATTCGGCAGACGGAAAAAAAGGCAGCGGATTTCCCAAATCCCATCAGTCCTGTAAATAAAGCATAAACAATAATACCTAATATCAGAACTTTCTTCCGTCCTATTCTGTCCGCAAGCATACCTGCTACGATTCCACCAATCATCATTCCGTAGAGTGTATTACTGCCGATAAGCCCAAACACTTTGGCACTGATCCCGGTGTCCATCATAAGAGTAGGAAGGGCCACTCCATAAACCCCTTGATCATACCCGTCAAATAGCAATATGCTCATACCCACCATAAAAACAATTATAAAAAATCTATTGACTTTACTATCTCCAATCATCTTTCCAACGTTAATCGTTCTCATTTGACACCGCTCCAAACTTTTTACGTGATTTTGTTGAGGGGCAATGCAACTTAGTACTGAAAATACGCTAACACTTAGCGCAGCTACAAACAGAAATCCCACAGACATTTCCAAACCATGACGTACTGAATGTTCACTGTTGGAACGCAATAACATTACGCTTAGGATTTCTGTTTGCCTAACGCTGCTGTCAAAAACAGCTCACTTATGTATTTTGTGTGTGGGTGTATTCATACAAGTATTATTCTGCCGCTTTTTTTGCTCCGCCTGCAAGCGCTGCGCAAATTACGCCAAGAAATGGCCCGGCAGCCATAACTGCCCATATCGGGGTTGAAAAAACGCCTTTCGTCGAAACGAGCATTGCGCCAATGACAACGGGGCTGATTTGCGAAGCAAACTGGAAAACAAAGTTAGATACACCCGTTGCTGTCGCCGCCATTTTACTTCCTGCGTAATCAACGATGAGGGCACTCAAATGGCTGTTTGTTGTAAATGAAATAAAGCCCAATACAAAACTGCTGATGAGTAACCCCGTCAGCTGTGTTTGCGCTCCAAAAATGAATATCATCACGCCAGTAATAAAATAGCCGAATATTAGGAACTTTCTTCTGTCAATTTTAAATTTATCGACAGCAGTACCGGATAATAATGATGAAATGATTCCGCCAATAGCTATCAAAATCCCAACTGTTCCAATATTTTGAGCAAAACCCAAACTCCTTGCATAGCCAAAAGCCCAGTTATATAAAGCCAATTGAAACCACATCAGACCAAATCCGGACAAGCTGATCAACAATACCCCTTTATTCGTGAATAATACTTTAAAGCCCCTTAAAACATCGCCCAAGGTTTGGGTCGCTTTTTCCGGTTTATCTCCTTTCACAAAAAGGAAGATGAGTACGGCAACGATGATGGAAAAAATGGCGGCGAATTTAAACCCTGCTTGCCATCCGTACGCATGCAGAATTTTCGGGCCGAATAAGCTGGCAATAAAATATCCTGCATTAGGACCGGCCAGTATGATCCCGAAAGCCATACTTCTTTTTTCCATGGTAAAATAATTACTGATTACTCTGGCACAACAAGCATAAATTGTGCCTGCACCCAGCCCGAGAATAATTCGCAGTCCCATCGCTTGGGCCGGAGTTGAAACCATCGTCATGGCATAAGAAGAAAGTCCGCCAACAAGCAAACTGATACTCATAATGAATTTAACGCCAAATTTATCTGCTAAGACACCGGCCGGTATTTGCGTAATGATATAACCCGTGAAAAAAATGGAAAAAATTGTTCCTGCAACTGCTGCATCAATTCCGAAAACCTTCATCATTTCCGATTGCATCGGAGACCAAATGAATCGGGTCACGAATGTAGCGACAAAAGCTAAGAGCATTAAGAGCAACATAAACCATTTTACAGATCCCTTGTTTTGTTCCATATAGTAGCTAACCTCCCTCGTTCATATAAAAAATATTTCGCACTGTTTACCGTTTGCCTTCTTCTGAAGAGTTCAAGCCACCATTCTGACTGAAAAACAGGATCATTTGCCTTATCAATCAAATCAGCAGGTGGCTCAAACCGTTCCCAATGGTCACTATTCTTGTTTTGTGTTCATCGTTATTTGCATCACTGTTTAGTTGCTTAAAGTACTTTGTGCAAATCGCCTTTTGATCCGTCGGGTTTATAAGGAGCCGGGGCGACTGTTGCGCGTATTTCCTTCTGCGGATGGCCGGGAGCCCCCCATACAATCGTGACTTCATTGCCGATTTCTGCCTGGTCAATATCCAGGACCGCCAGACAGAGCATCTCACGGAAGTAATAGCTATACCCATATGAGGATGTTGTCCCGACTAGTTTTCCGTTTTTCAGGACCTTGTCGACATACATCCCGCCTCTCTGATATCTTGGGAATTCAATGAAGTCATAATGGTCGCCTTTTTTGAACATGGACGCATAGACATCAACAACATCTTCCACATTCCAAACCAGAGTTCGAACGATCCTCTTTGGATTGGCTATTTCCTGTTCCAGTGCTTCGCGCCCCAAGAAATCATGGTCAAACTTAACAACCTTCGTCCATCCTAATTCGACAGGGCTGCGATAGTAGTCACTGATATCATTTCCTTCAAAACTGCCATAAAGATTTAATGTGGTCATAGAAGCAGGCATTGATGCTTTAAAGGTTTCTAAATAGTCACTTAAATCACTGCTAAACATAGCTGGAATATAGTCAGTAATGATCGTTGGGAAACATGCTTCTAGATGGTTAATAAAAACTGTTCTTCCGCCCAAACGACGGACTCCAAATGCATCTTTATACTTCAACAATTCCTGTATGATTTCTTCTTTCCACTCATGAGGTCCAACAAGCTCATAACCTGGTTCTCCTGCCATACCCTGCCGAATCGCATAAAAACTTCTGCCGGCTATCTCAATTTTTATCATGTGCATATACTTGGTATCGCGCAGATTGGCTCCACTGGCTTTTTCCAGAAGAGCTATAGCCTTAGGACCTGATACTTGCAAATTGAACCAATCATCCGGCTCTGATATAACATTATAATTCCCTTTTTCCAAATTATAGTTCATCCAATAGCATCCGCGGCCGAACAACAGGTATTCCTGCTCACCCATTTTGGCCAAAATTCCCTCATGAATGACTTTTCCGTCGACGTTGGTGTGAACGCAGTGCTTTGCCTGGCCAATATCGAACTTTTTAAAGCTTGTTGTCGAAAAATCAGAGAACAATTTCTCTACATCAGGACCTTTAAACCAGCGTTCCCAAAGAAAGGACCAGTCACCAATGTAACAGTTTTCCTTCCAGGACATACTTTCATCCATCCAGTCAGTATACTCAGGTTCTCCAAAGCGTACCGTAAGATATCCAGGTGGTGTAACTCGGTACCGATTCATGTCTTGGTTACCCATGGATAGTTATTCTCCCTTCACTCGCCATTTTTGACTAGTTTTAAGACACCACTCATCAGCTATTTCTTCTTACTCTATAAATGCTCTCCTTTCACAAGATTTTTTCAGCGTATAGTATCATACGCTTACCTGCTATTACATTTTAAGAAAATGATCGAAGCTGCTGAGTGTTAAAAAAATTACAAATTTAATTTAACATTAGAATCAAGTATTGTATTTGGTATACAATACAAATAATTATCTGATTATTTAGTCTACAGAACAAATCAAAATGAGAAGGTTTGTTTTATCATAGTCAGAAAGAGGGATAAGATAGTTTATTTTAACTTTAGGAGTTGGTTTTGTTGGAATCAACGCTTATCTTAGTCGTAATACTGGCGGTGTCAATCATAGGAAAAGCAAGCTCTGTCTCTGTTGCTACTTGCCTGCTTTTAATGATAAAGCTTTTACATGCTGATCACTATATTTATCCCGTCATCGAAAAAAACGGAATGTTTCTGGGGTTAGTCATACTGATTGCTGCGATCCTGATTCCGATTGCCAATGGAAATATCACCATTATAAACATTAGAAACGTTTTAACCTCCTGGATTGGCCTAACTGCAATAATACTATCATTTTTTACAACCTATATAAGTGGACTGGGTTTTCAATTCCTTTCTGTACAAAACCATAGCGACATCATGACTTCGTTAATTATAGGCGCCGTTGCGGCAGCTGCGCTTTTAGGGGGCGTACCGGTAGGTCCTCTGATCACATCTGGAATACTTGCAATTATTGTAAAGGCGTTTAATAATTAATTATATGAGTTAAGAATCTTCCCCTAAACAATGGGTGACCATACTATAAGATAGAGAAACAGCTTATCATTTCGAATTTTCCAGTGATCTGCATAGAATAACCGGAGGTGGTTGAAATGTCTTTATCTATTAATGATTTGTCGTCCGTGTTTAAGAAATTTGATATCTGCCTACCCACGGATCTGAATGCAAGTTTTGAGGCTGTTACCCTGTTGGCTGACAAACAAAATACAATTGAGGAAGATATTCTTTATGTCGCTACATTGGACAGCCTAAATGGTTTGAGGCATCAACCCTTCCAGGCCAATCTACTCCTTATTTTCAGCCCGCTGGAGTCTTTTGACATATCTGGCTTTTGCCAACATAACATCACCGTGGTGACCACCGATATCAGCTGCGTTGAAGCATACGCTATGGTAAAGAAAGCCTTGAAGGATCGCAAAGACTTCGAAGAAAAATATCTGATGATCTTGTCCATTCTAACGATGGAACTGAACTATCAGCAAATTGCCAATAAACTCTTTCAAATCTTAAACCATCCTATCGCGTTTACTGATATATCCTTTAAAACACTTGGCTTCACCGACTGTGTCGAGATCAATGATTATGTCTGGCAACATTACACAACTCAGGAATACGAGCCGGTTGCTTACCTGAATATTGTGAAAGACGCCGGGCTGCAATCGGTCTTTGATAGCGAAGACCCGGTCTTAAATACCGAGCCCCTCAAACTCCCTCACCGCAGGCTGGGGTGTAAAATAGGCAACGGCGTCAACATGCTGGGCTGGGTGACTCTCATTGAATACTTTCAGGAATTTACCCCTTATGACTTCCAGCTTTTAAAATTGGTTTCCCAAGTGCTCCTGACGGAATTCAAAAAAGACTCCAACTACAACTATTCAAGGGGGCAAGTTTTTGAATATCTCATTATCGATTTATTGAACGGAACAATCAAGAAACCTTCTATTCTGCAAAATCGGATCCAGCAGTTGGACTTTACCATTCAGGAACATAAACACGTTCTGGTTATCAATTTGAAGTCAAAACATCGTGATTCCCTGGTATTAATTCGTAAGGACCTTGAATCAATCCTCTATGGGAGTAAGACATTGATCTACGGCGATAATTTAATTCTCATTCAAAACAAAAAAACCAAAACCCGTTTACCGATATTGAAAAAACACTTTTAGAGCAATATATTGAG
This genomic stretch from Dehalobacter restrictus DSM 9455 harbors:
- a CDS encoding MFS transporter — protein: MRTINVGKMIGDSKVNRFFIIVFMVGMSILLFDGYDQGVYGVALPTLMMDTGISAKVFGLIGSNTLYGMMIGGIVAGMLADRIGRKKVLILGIIVYALFTGLMGFGKSAAFFSVCRIIAGAGLAGVVPITVALLTEYSPFVHRSKLVTISTLGIPIGTMISALIGMGILPVYGWRPMFWIGFIPLIFVVFVSFSIPESMDRLIKYNKLEKISETLTKVDPAYIPAQEDKYVVDSGNLNQAPFLSLFKNGLVQKTVLFWIMFAMVFFTHYGIITWLPKLMVQAGYPLTNSLMLLFFMGSGVYGIISLVYLIVTLNYANSFRATGLGWTSAMGRFGGSFGPLVGGY
- a CDS encoding MFS transporter, with the translated sequence MEQNKGSVKWFMLLLMLLAFVATFVTRFIWSPMQSEMMKVFGIDAAVAGTIFSIFFTGYIITQIPAGVLADKFGVKFIMSISLLVGGLSSYAMTMVSTPAQAMGLRIILGLGAGTIYACCARVISNYFTMEKRSMAFGIILAGPNAGYFIASLFGPKILHAYGWQAGFKFAAIFSIIVAVLIFLFVKGDKPEKATQTLGDVLRGFKVLFTNKGVLLISLSGFGLMWFQLALYNWAFGYARSLGFAQNIGTVGILIAIGGIISSLLSGTAVDKFKIDRRKFLIFGYFITGVMIFIFGAQTQLTGLLISSFVLGFISFTTNSHLSALIVDYAGSKMAATATGVSNFVFQFASQISPVVIGAMLVSTKGVFSTPIWAVMAAGPFLGVICAALAGGAKKAAE
- a CDS encoding aminomethyltransferase family protein, whose translation is MGNQDMNRYRVTPPGYLTVRFGEPEYTDWMDESMSWKENCYIGDWSFLWERWFKGPDVEKLFSDFSTTSFKKFDIGQAKHCVHTNVDGKVIHEGILAKMGEQEYLLFGRGCYWMNYNLEKGNYNVISEPDDWFNLQVSGPKAIALLEKASGANLRDTKYMHMIKIEIAGRSFYAIRQGMAGEPGYELVGPHEWKEEIIQELLKYKDAFGVRRLGGRTVFINHLEACFPTIITDYIPAMFSSDLSDYLETFKASMPASMTTLNLYGSFEGNDISDYYRSPVELGWTKVVKFDHDFLGREALEQEIANPKRIVRTLVWNVEDVVDVYASMFKKGDHYDFIEFPRYQRGGMYVDKVLKNGKLVGTTSSYGYSYYFREMLCLAVLDIDQAEIGNEVTIVWGAPGHPQKEIRATVAPAPYKPDGSKGDLHKVL
- a CDS encoding DUF441 family protein; the encoded protein is MESTLILVVILAVSIIGKASSVSVATCLLLMIKLLHADHYIYPVIEKNGMFLGLVILIAAILIPIANGNITIINIRNVLTSWIGLTAIILSFFTTYISGLGFQFLSVQNHSDIMTSLIIGAVAAAALLGGVPVGPLITSGILAIIVKAFNN